Genomic DNA from Ctenopharyngodon idella isolate HZGC_01 chromosome 1, HZGC01, whole genome shotgun sequence:
CCGTCTTGGCATCAAGGAGCTCGATTGCCTCACGGTCTTGTTTGGATCTGGTGCTGGTCTTCTCATTGCGCCAGGGTAGCGCATCCATCTGCCATAGTCTTTCAACATGCTTAAAGAGATCTGTCTCAGGAGATGAAGTTGAGGTAAAGAAACAGTGTTGTTCGTTGGTTTCCCACTGGAGATGCTGCACAGGCCCCTGCAATGTCCATCCAAGCCGCGTCTTAACAGCAGCCGGCCCCCCTGAAGGTCCAAGGCGGACCGGTTCCACTGGAGTAATCAGATGGGGGTAGTCTGAACCAATGAGGAGCACAGGACGCACAGTCTCTAGGTGTCGTAGTGGAAGACCCCTCAGGTGTTGATATTTCTCCCTTAAAGCTTTGACTGGATGTGTATGTTCAGCCAGGCTTAGCTGCTGGGCTGTAAATGCACCTTTAATGTGAAACACCTTCTTGGGCTGTGACAGGGGAGAGATAGAGAATGACACCGCTGCACCACTGAGGACTTGGAGCTCCTGTCTGACTGTGCGGAGCGGTAGGTCTTCTGGTTTACCTTTGAGGCCAAGCTGTTGAGCAGCACTGTGAAGAAGGATGGTTCTTTCTGACCCGTCATCTTGGATAGCATAGGCAGTCATGTGGTGTTTTCCATTCCTGAGTATTACTTTACTTATCTTCAGCAGGACTTTTCGGCTGGCAGGAGGCTTACGAATGAGAAGAATCTCGTTCATGGTATTAAGAAGACAGGAGTTGGTTGCAGGAGTGGAAGCAGGTTCAATTGGCACAGTCTGTGAGCTCTTAGCACTTTTCACTGTAATGTCGTGAAGAACTAGCAGATGTCGACCGTTACACTGCTTACAGCGCATTTTCAGACTGCATTCCGTTGCTTGATGGCTCCTGCCACAGCGCCAACACCGATTGTTCTCCTTGACCCAGTTACGCTTCTGATCTGTAGTGAGTTGCTTGAAATTTGAGCAGTTATTCAAAGAGTGCTTATTTTGTTCGCAGTAGGGGCAGTAGGGTTTTGGAACAGTTTTCGCAGTAGGAGCTGAGGTACTCGTGTCAAGCAGGGCTTTCTCAGTGTTCAGCAGAATGTTTGCATTCTTGTTAAAGGATTTGTGGTCTTTGGTTACCTCTCTGGTCCGTGCAGTGGGCCCTCTACGTTGGCTGGTAACAAATCTTGACGTGTCCTCCTGTACTTGGATTTCATACTCCAACCATTCAGAAAGATCCAGAAGTGTTGGAATTGGAACACGGTGTGGATGTGCAAACCGGCGAAAACTTGACCTAAGATCATGTGGTAATTTCCCCAATAATCTAGAGACATGGGAGCCACACTGCAGTTCAAAGGTGCCCTTCTTTCCGAGCTGCCCCAGCATGCCAACGAGCGACCGAACTTTAAGTGCAAACAGTCTGAATGCTTTTATGTCCCCGCTGCTGATATTTGGGCCATCCATAAGTTCTGCTATTCGTTGTAATGCAAGCTGGTGTGGCTGACCATACTGCTGGTCCAGCGCAGCCATCGTTCTTGTGAAGGGGTATTGAGAATGGCTGTACGAATCAGCGATGAGTAACGCTTCTTCTAGCTTGAGATGGTCTGTAAGAATCTGAAATTTATACCTCTCCGTGGCACTAGCAGGGAGTGTGTTCTCTAAGGCGATCTTCAACCGTGAAAACTCTCTCGGGTTTGGATGTACAAAGTCTGGTATGGTGGGAGTAGGGCCTCTGTACATTGACTCTGGCTCAAACTGAGGCACTTGACTTGGTGAACTATGGGGCATTTTGTGGCGCCAGGCAGAATCATAAGGTGAGGAGGTTTCATACTCCCGCTGGTATGAGGGATAATAATCACGGTCATGGTGGTAGCATTCTTCATTTGGGGCCCCCCAACTGGGTGGCTGGGCACTTGGAATGTCATAGGGGGAGTACATTTTGTCTCTGGGAGCAGCCACCAAAGCTGGGGATTGTTCTTGACTTGAAGAACTGTCTCGCCTGAAGCGCGGTGCTGGTACTGGCCTGAAGCTTCTCTCCGCAGACTGCACGTGCTTAACATGGCGTGGTGCAGGAATAGGTTTGCAAGGATGAGGTTGACGGGCAGGAATAGCAGATGGATGGGGCTGAGGTTGTTGTTGATCAACCTGAATTTGTAGCTGCTGCATTTGACGCTTAAGCTGTGAGAGCTCTTGAGAAAACTGCTGATTTGTCTGCTGCAATGCATCTCTTTCCTGTTGCATCATCTGTACAGTGTGACGCATGTTTTCATTTGCATGGCGGAGATTCCTGTTTCGTTGCTGAAGTATGGCATTCTCAGACCTGCCTGGGTCTGTGTCGGACCACTCTTCTGAACTGTGAGGCTCATCACCTGGAATCGGCGGAAGACTGAATGCCATTGCACCCTCCTCTTGGTCTTCACCTTCTGACAGGTTGGAGGGTATCTGAGTGTGTGGTGACATGGGTTCTGGATACAACGTAGGCAGGGCAAAGCCAGTGAGATCATAATCCTCATATCGGGCGGGAAGGGCAGTCTTCCTTCTGACGCGCCCAGTTGGCTCATCTACTGCATGTGTTGACATCTTATAAGCCTGCAGCAAGTCTCAATCCGGCTCGAAGGACCATGAAAAAATGAGTTAGCTGTTGGTAGCACATTCTCATTGCAGTATATTGCTGGTTAGGTTTGAAACCCACCACAGGGTGTCCGGTAAGAGACTAGGGCAAAGATGGTTGAAATATGGGAGTAACCAGTTTATTTGTCACCACAACAACTCAGTTATTAGTAAAAAGTTGAAGAGTCGTCTTAGTTGGGTAtattcagtatgtgtgtgtggttttttttgAATAGACGCACAACACCCGAACAATGAATAAAACTATATAAGATATATAACGTAAAAGTTCAGCATCCGCGTCAGCGCTCCGCCGGACTCGCTTTCAACTTTGCACTAAGCGCTATGGGCGGGATGATCGCCTGCACGTCGATCCGTGAGCGCTGATTGGCTGCTGTGCTGGATGCTGCGTGCCAATCAATCTCGGCAAAACAGAGAGAGATTTAAATCAAAAGGCATATTATTCTTATGAATATAATGGCCTTTTTAACAGAATCAATTTCCAATTCATTTACAGGTCAGTTGGTAAGACCGTTTGTTGGCTGACATTTAAACTTTATCTTACAGGAGTCCACTGCATATTGAGAAACATGACAGGAAATATAGGCTGCGTTTGTCTTGACCATTTGCCTTTTCTTAATAAAATTCAAGTCTAGACGAATTacgagcaaaacaaaacattttaaattctgaGTGTCTTTTTTATTATGTGAGCCTCAGATATTGTAATCGACTAGTGgagtgaatgtttttgaaatatgcaTGAAGTTGTTGTGTGCTCTTCAGAAAAGGTGAAAAGGGTCAGTTGTTCCATTTCAACCTCTTGACACTGTTGATTTTATACTCATGGCATAGCGGCGTCTCTTCGTCTGTGTATGTCACCAATTCAAGTCTCGCCACGTAAATATGTGTCTAAAGGTTAGATATCCTCTGAAGAGGAGCAACTCATTCACAATGGAGAGACTTCCCATCTCACCGCCGTTGTCAGGACAACCCGAGCGGTATCCGTCCCCATAATAAGTTTCAGTTCAAAGCCGGTGACTTACCTCTTTACAACACTCTCATGTCCTCCCTCTTCCTTCTCTTTGACTGCTCATTCTGAGACTTAAGGCTTGAGCCCTTGTCCAAATAAGCTATAGACAAAAGTGTTGGTTTTCGGGGACGCTGGATAGAAGGAGAGTGTGTTTTCCTATTAACTTTGGACTAGATTCTGTCAGAAATGATGCAAATACAACACATTGAGGTCGACTAGCTCTTAAAATATGCTAGTTTAACATCAAGAATCAAATGTCATTATACATCGAATTCTTATTGACACTGCGCCGGATtcgaatgaatgaaaataattaatttgtaaCACATAGGCTAATTTGTAATAAGTGTTACTATAGTAAAATAGTAGGCCTGcataattaatcatttatttttcacacggctgattttaaaatatgtttattcattgcaaaacaaaacaacaaaaaggtACATTGTGAGTAATTAacttaaattgcacataagtcTTTACTCTGGAGACTAAAATGGTTGAGACGTTttcattagatttttttatataatgataACCCTTTCAATCAGCCAAAATCTATCGTTTTATGCAGTTGTGCATTTTGGAGATTACCGATCAAAATACAAAAACGAGGACAAGTCAGCACTGACATGGCGCAGTTCTCCATAACGCAATGGCGCGCACTCCAAAAATACGCACCCCTGACATAAACATTAAAACCACTGATGTGCTGTAAATGAGACactagtttaaaataaaatgtttaatttgggCTCACAAAAGAAACTTCCACTCAGGAAAATATCACCACTCGGCTGTTTCACACGGTTGTGTAGAGAAGTGAGCGATTTATGGAATCTGTTTAGGCTAGTCAATGAAAATTTTTGACTGAAGTAAATAAGAGAGACCTGCAAATTTATGTTATAGATTGCTAAACCAatgtttttaacacatttactgaattcAAACCAAGTGTCGACATAAAATACTATTGTACTACAATGTTTTGTATTTCATTGATTTTTCCCCTCTCACATCAAGCGTTGACTCTCCTCTCTTACTAAACGCATAAAACTGGGCGGAGCACCAAGAACCGTCAGCCCTGATTACTCACGGTGAGTAAACGTGTGATTGGTCGAGTGAACAGGATTTGGGAGTTACACAGACCAATGAGATTCTTAGATTTGGGAAACGGGGTTACTGTCGTGAGGGGGCGTGGGGTGCCCTGGAGAGACCCCAGAGATAAGCGCAGTCAGGAGCGCAAAAACACTCAGTTGGATACACGACGCACAGAGAACCTGCGCAACCGCTATTAGTTCCACTTTGGCGCACTGATTGTACCGATGTacacattttgtaaaattttaGAGCTTTTCCATCGTAccaaaatgatttatttgatttcactctaacttaatcacgtgggATGAGTTTTAATTAACCTTGTTACAGGCAAGTAACAGACACTCAGTTTGTTCATAGCCTACTTTTTTCTTGTGTAGTCTCTTTACGCATCCTTTAATCAAAAATCGTGGTGATGTTACTGGACGCCGGCCACCAGATCTCTGGTTTAGGAGTTGGCACGTTCACAAGGCATCACTCGGCTGTGAGCGAGACGCAGGACAGAGATATGAGTTTCATGGAATCGGCGCACATGGGCGCGTTCAAACTGAACCACCCCGATTTGTCCCCGGGCCAGAACGCAGCTTTTGCGCCCCAAGCAACCAGCTATTCCGCAGCCGCTCTTGGAGCGCATGCGGCGGCGCACGCTGCCTCGTACGCCAGCTCCACTTTCAACTCCACCAGGGAGTTCCTCTTGCGCAGCCGAGGCTTTGGGGATTCGAATCCGGGCAGCGGACAACACCCCATCTTCAGCTCCACAGCAGGGCCTCTCCATCACTCTCACCCAGAAGGTCAGGGTCACCTACTTTTCCCCGGAATTCATGAGCAGCACGGGTCCCATCACGGCTCTCCAAACATCCTGAACGGACGCCTTGGATTACCCGGTGAGGTCTTCGGGCGAACGGAGCAGTACCACCAAGTGCCCAATGCGCGGGCCGATCCTTACAGTCAGTATGGCCTAAATATGAGTATGAACATGGCGCACCATCCCGGCGCTTTCTTCCGCTACATGCGACAACAATGCATCAAACAAGAGCTCATTTGTAAATGGATCGACCCGGAGCAGCTTGGTGACCCAAAAAAATGCTGCAGCAAAACTTTCAGCACTATGCACGAGCTGGTCACGCATGTGTCCACGGAGCATGTCGGCGGTCCCGAACAGTGTAACCACGTCTGCTTTTGGGAGGACTGTCCAAGGGAGAGCAAGCCCTTCAAGGCAAAATACAAACTGGTGAATCACATCAGAGTGCACACGGGAGAGAAACCCTTCGCGTGCCCCTTCCCGGGATGTGGCAAGGTGTTCGCGCGTTCAGAGAATTTGAAAATACACAAACGGACACACACAGGTGATTAGCTAGCTATTTAGTAAAgttcttttaaatattactttagGTTTTATTATGCAGTACTTGAAATGTTTACATTTCATTTCGTTTGACATTTCACTTGGTTGTATTGCTGAATAAGCTACTCTAAATGGCATTATTGACCTCAGTAAtacaaaaaacaacacatcGTCTAGGTTTGTTATCCTGGTGTCAGCAGCTGTTAAACTTAAGAAATCCTAAAgtgatgttttattatttaaggCTGATGCTTTTGTAAGTGTGAATTGCTGTTTAATTTGAATGCGTAGGGTAAATTTGTATGAGGTATATTACGCCATCATTCCTTTTGCAGCATCAAAGTCAGCCTACTTTTTCAGAGAGTAGTTGTAGAAGCAGCATTCATTGATTCTGCGTGCTATAGTTTTTAACCAGGGTATAAAACTTATatctaaacaaaataattaaaaaaaaaaaaaaaaaaaccttctctTTCAGGAGAAAAACCGTTCCTGTGTGAATTCGACGGCTGCGACAGACGTTTCGCCAACAGCAGTGACCGGAAGAAGCACATGCACGTTCACACGTCTGACAAGCCATATCTGTGCAAACTGTGCGACAAGTCGTACACACATCCCAGCTCTTTAAGGAAACACATGAAGGTGAGAATTTATTCCGTCTGACAGCTATTTACCAATTCATTAACCTTCATTGCCTTGCATATCAGCGTTTAGACAGAAATAACTAACTCTGTTTGATGATTTTTGTAGGTTCACGAGGATCAAAGTCCGGTAGTCGACTCCTCTCCTGCTGGAAGCTCCGGGTACGAGTCCTCCACTCCCTCAAGTTTGATCTCTCCGTGCTCGGAGACACACAGCACCATGTCGCCCGATTCAGCTGCACTGAACAGCAGCGGGCACAGCAGCTTAACGTCTAATTTTAGCGAGTGGTACGTTTAAGGACCAAAACGaacatataaaagaaaatattatttgtaaataGTAGCCTAAATGAGGGTTTATGTTCTCAGCATGTCTAAGATTCAGTGTTGCACTGTGACTGAAGTAAGCCGAAAAGTATTATGTGACTAAAATGAAGGCTGTTTTTATATGAAGAATAAAATGTACTTTGGTAATTTGTTTGCGAAAGAAGGATGTATTTTTTGACTGTAATGTCAATTGTTTTACAGTAAAGTCGTGTCAAGTTACCATGTATGAATTCAGTATTCCTGTCATGTAGATTAGAGCTATTTGACCTTACATGATTGTCTTACCATAAAAGTATTAACGGGGATCCTAAGTGCCAAAGTCAAATGTAGTGCGTTAAAATGGATACAATTTGtgaatgtattttattgtaagAATTATTTCCATGTAGGATATGTTACAGATGTCTGGAAATCATCCACTTCGAGTTAGAGTAATTTTGTTAACCTCTTGTTCTTAAATTATGGTTATACTActtgataaaaatacaaaatatttatgaaaaactCCTCGATTAAAATGTGTACAGAATTGTTACCTTTAAAGTGTTTGTACATTGTTATTCAGTTTTAAGATGTAAATTCTTGTGATAACAAATGCCAAACGGTAAAATGAAGGAAAATATATAAAGGcaataaaatgaaactaaaaataaaacaagtctcattcgtttatttaaaatttctaAGTACGATTTTAATTCATAATGAcattttgtgtttatatttgaCTTTTTCACATCATGTTAGACATCACGTGCACAAAAGGTCTGGAAATTTTCTCCCTggtgtaaaatgtatttatttaaataatagtaattattaggctatttattttctattatttttattattatatttaattaatatgttattaatatttaataaataggcTATTAAACCAAGAAAATACAAACAGGGAGCTGTATGACTGCCTGCATGCACGTTTaaatttccatttaaaatatacagaaaCTCTAGAAGCTTTAGAATAAAGAAGATGTTGTGTCCCGAAGAAGACATAGGACAGGTTACAAAATTTATCTGAATAAATAGCCCATGTATCTGAGTGTGACGTAGGTAGGGCCTAGGTAGGCTAGAATGGAAATCAGGGTTAAACGGTTATTTTCACCATCCTTTGCAAGCTAGTTTTCTGGATGTAGGCTACTTTCAGGGAAGAATGTCTGAATACAAAACAAGGAAATAATTAGTAAGGATAATTGTAGCTACCTACTGGATAATTTTATctcttgaataaaaaaaaaataaaaaaaaattgagaaacaaaatttaatacaaaaacacatttaaaacaatccaaccaaaaaaaaaaaaaaaaaaaaaagactgacatctattttaatgaaatattaacaATCTTTAATGCATAATCATACTTTAGCGATTCGTGCAGATACAATAGAATAGATTTAGCCTCCAAGGTCACGGTTTTCATCAGCAACCTGTCGTTCAACTTCCAATTGTTGTCTCACCCTGCCTTGGAACACATTTCGGTTTGTGACACATCTGAGCACATCTGATTGGTCGAGAGGGCAAACACCCTCGAATTCTGTCTGTTACGTCGTAAGAGCGCGCCGCTCTGGTCTCAGCAGCTCCGGCTATCATGGCGACTTACAGAAGCACTGCAGGCTTTCAAAGAGTTTTGCATGCTGTTAAGGTGAGCGTTTGATATCTGAAATCGCTGCGTGTAGGAGAACATTTCATATAACGAATCTGATGATTTATCAGAATTATGTATAAAGCATTGCAACGTTATCTGACTAAGCGCTCTGGCTTGTCTTAGAGATCAGCAACAATGTTCACTTAACTTGTCATGATAAACGGACAGTTTCATTGATTGGTAACTGAaacgttttatttataaaacatcacCTGCTCCTTAAAAGAACATGATCATTATTGTCGTTGCAGAAAGAAAAAACCAAATGTCTTTAAATCGCTAATGACTGTGAACTcatgtcaatgtcaaaatgattcatCTGTGCCTAATGTATAGGGAAAGTTCTTGTGATTGACGCTCACAACTAATGATAACTTTTTAAGCAGCTTGTATGTTTGATTGCATCTAATTTCCACCTTTATCAGTGACAGTCAAAGCACAATATGAATCTCTCTGGTGTAGGCAACTGTAAATCACAAACCTTGTTTCTCTCCAAACAATTGTCACTGTGAGCCAGTAGTAGGAAATTTATAAGTTTCATTCAGACCTATGAATagcatttaaacaattttattatggattttacaaaaaaatatatttatgcatttctatgtTTTGCTGGTGACGTCTTTAATGTTTCATTATTGTAACTGAAAACACAGTGTTAGCGGTCATAAAACATTTATGTACTTGTTATTAATGAACTTCAATAAGCCAGAGGTGACCAAACCTTTTACTATGAAGGGCCAGAAATCAAACTTGATTGAGAGCTGGTTGTGGGCGGAAAGTAAATGCTGTATTATATCAAACTATATCATAAtgcaatataaaatgtaatatctatctatctatctatctatatatataattcactCAAATTCACTTACATTGTctacatttcaaaaaaaaaaaaaaaaaaaaaaaaaaaaaaaaaaaaaaaattaaaacaagtgATACATTAGAAATTAGGATAACCTTCAgtggcattttatttttgtgatatgGCATGACACCTTTGGGTTTGGGCATCTCTGGAATAAACGGTTCCATTCATTGCTGACAGCACCGTCTCTCTGTCTTTTAGCATGTCTGTCTTAAGCAGAGGTGCGGTGTTATTATCTGCCGATACTCTACGGTGAATGACCCAAATGAGAAGGTAAGTCAGATAGAAGAAGTGTTTTGTATTCATGGATGCTTCTCATTTTTTTAACTGTGCATCCTTGTTTCCTTTCCT
This window encodes:
- the zic2b gene encoding zinc finger protein ZIC 2b, whose protein sequence is MLLDAGHQISGLGVGTFTRHHSAVSETQDRDMSFMESAHMGAFKLNHPDLSPGQNAAFAPQATSYSAAALGAHAAAHAASYASSTFNSTREFLLRSRGFGDSNPGSGQHPIFSSTAGPLHHSHPEGQGHLLFPGIHEQHGSHHGSPNILNGRLGLPGEVFGRTEQYHQVPNARADPYSQYGLNMSMNMAHHPGAFFRYMRQQCIKQELICKWIDPEQLGDPKKCCSKTFSTMHELVTHVSTEHVGGPEQCNHVCFWEDCPRESKPFKAKYKLVNHIRVHTGEKPFACPFPGCGKVFARSENLKIHKRTHTGEKPFLCEFDGCDRRFANSSDRKKHMHVHTSDKPYLCKLCDKSYTHPSSLRKHMKVHEDQSPVVDSSPAGSSGYESSTPSSLISPCSETHSTMSPDSAALNSSGHSSLTSNFSEWYV